In Thauera sedimentorum, a single genomic region encodes these proteins:
- a CDS encoding MotA/TolQ/ExbB proton channel family protein translates to MSHFIESSMYGLSQLFMLPVLLFVALMFFYAFHALGSFIMEAHQRRRNDPRAFVLREALHADPALAVTDLEAIAVRRLEMLRIATRVGPMLGLVATMIPMGPALMALADGNLQDVSRNLTVAFSAVILALIASAITYCVVSVRRRWLATELAEIEKHGGRAHALPAVNDDPVAPLAAEGVQ, encoded by the coding sequence ATGTCGCACTTCATCGAATCGTCCATGTACGGGCTCAGCCAGCTCTTCATGCTGCCGGTGCTGCTGTTCGTCGCCCTGATGTTCTTCTACGCCTTCCACGCGCTGGGCAGCTTCATCATGGAAGCACACCAGCGCCGCCGCAACGACCCGCGCGCCTTCGTGCTGCGGGAGGCGCTGCACGCTGACCCGGCGCTGGCGGTCACCGACCTGGAAGCCATCGCGGTGCGCCGCCTCGAGATGCTGCGCATCGCCACCCGCGTCGGGCCGATGCTCGGCCTGGTGGCGACCATGATCCCGATGGGGCCGGCGCTGATGGCACTGGCCGACGGCAATCTGCAGGACGTCAGCCGCAACCTCACCGTCGCCTTCTCGGCGGTGATCCTGGCGCTGATCGCCTCGGCCATCACCTACTGCGTGGTCAGCGTGCGCCGGCGTTGGCTGGCCACCGAACTGGCGGAAATCGAGAAGCATGGTGGGCGGGCGCACGCGCTGCCGGCGGTCAATGACGATCCGGTCGCGCCGTTGGCCGCGGAGGGCGTGCAATGA
- a CDS encoding DUF2149 domain-containing protein, which produces MSLRLMDDLEADDPVLSVVNLIDVFLVIIAALLLAIANNPMNPFTQEDVTIIKNPGKPNMEMVVKKGEVIEHYQASGEIGTGEGARAGVAYRMKDGSFVYVPEGGS; this is translated from the coding sequence ATGAGCCTGCGCCTGATGGACGACCTCGAGGCCGACGATCCGGTGCTGTCGGTGGTCAACCTGATCGACGTCTTTCTGGTCATCATCGCCGCGCTGCTGCTGGCGATCGCCAACAACCCGATGAACCCGTTCACGCAGGAAGACGTGACCATCATCAAGAACCCCGGCAAGCCGAACATGGAGATGGTCGTCAAGAAAGGCGAGGTCATCGAGCACTACCAGGCCAGTGGCGAGATCGGCACTGGCGAAGGCGCGCGCGCCGGCGTGGCCTATCGCATGAAGGACGGCTCCTTCGTGTATGTGCCGGAAGGTGGCAGCTAG
- a CDS encoding cytochrome-c peroxidase — protein MNPPSFPARPTRARRPALLALAALSAALCAHAVAPAPPCATAGGWDAACLRAAYHREIADWPRPEGVDRPDWREMAPVPTLPRPDQPAALVALGERLFNDPRLSRSDMLACISCHRPTHGFADTQAVSSGHEGRLGTRNTPTVLGAGHASSLFWDGRAPTLEAQATGPIAHPDEMAMPLDELPAKLAALDDYPAAFARAFGDEPATADQPAVSLARVAAALAAYQRTLLPPETRFDRFLAGQRDALDDRELLGLHLFRTKARCMSCHDGALLSDGRFHNLGLTWYGRKYEDLGRYAVTGEPADVGRFRTPTLRQVAHTGPWMHNGRFPALRGVLNMYNAGMPRPKPANDEQARDPLFPQTSELLQPLQLDQAELDALEAFLGVL, from the coding sequence ATGAACCCACCGAGCTTCCCGGCCCGCCCCACGCGCGCCCGCCGCCCAGCCTTGCTCGCCCTCGCCGCCCTGTCCGCGGCGCTGTGCGCCCACGCCGTAGCCCCCGCGCCGCCGTGCGCCACCGCCGGTGGCTGGGACGCCGCCTGCCTGCGCGCCGCCTACCACCGCGAGATCGCCGACTGGCCGCGCCCCGAGGGCGTAGACCGCCCCGACTGGCGCGAGATGGCCCCGGTGCCGACACTCCCACGACCCGACCAGCCGGCCGCGCTGGTGGCGCTCGGCGAACGGCTGTTCAACGACCCGCGGCTGTCGCGCTCCGACATGCTGGCCTGTATCAGCTGCCACCGCCCCACCCACGGCTTCGCCGACACCCAGGCGGTATCGTCCGGCCACGAGGGCCGGCTGGGCACGCGCAACACACCCACCGTGCTGGGTGCCGGCCATGCCTCCTCACTGTTCTGGGACGGCCGCGCGCCCACGCTGGAAGCGCAGGCCACCGGCCCGATCGCCCACCCGGACGAGATGGCGATGCCGCTCGACGAACTGCCGGCCAAGCTCGCCGCGCTCGACGACTACCCGGCGGCTTTCGCCCGCGCCTTCGGCGACGAGCCCGCCACGGCCGACCAGCCGGCGGTCAGCCTCGCGCGCGTCGCCGCCGCGCTGGCGGCCTACCAGCGCACACTGCTGCCGCCCGAAACGCGCTTCGACCGCTTCCTGGCCGGTCAGCGCGACGCGCTCGACGACCGCGAACTGCTCGGCCTGCACCTGTTCCGCACCAAGGCGCGCTGCATGAGCTGCCACGACGGCGCCCTGCTCAGCGACGGGCGCTTCCACAACCTCGGGCTGACCTGGTACGGGCGCAAGTACGAGGACCTCGGCCGCTACGCGGTGACCGGCGAACCCGCCGACGTCGGCCGCTTCCGCACGCCCACGCTGCGCCAGGTGGCGCACACCGGTCCGTGGATGCACAACGGCCGCTTCCCGGCGCTGCGCGGCGTGCTCAACATGTACAACGCCGGCATGCCGCGGCCCAAGCCGGCCAACGACGAGCAGGCGCGCGACCCGCTGTTCCCGCAGACCTCGGAGCTACTCCAGCCCCTGCAGCTGGACCAGGCCGAACTCGACGCCCTGGAAGCCTTTCTGGGCGTGCTGTAG